Proteins encoded within one genomic window of Anopheles gambiae chromosome 3, idAnoGambNW_F1_1, whole genome shotgun sequence:
- the LOC4577493 gene encoding calpain-A isoform X6: MDELKGLLSGAGKQLFDAAGQAITSAATEYIGSVINEMFVKKETDTKRFLPSIKNMKVLGDRNAGQRSSFDVQDFYQIRQQCLDNGTLFEDPEFPASASSLMYSKRPDRHYEWLRPHEICDGPEFFVEGFSRFDVQQGELGDCWLLAACANLTQDHKMFLRVVPEDNSFEDGYAGVFHFRFWQYGKWVDVVIDDRLPTYRGQLIYMRSSEQNEFWSALLEKAYAKLHGSYESLRGGTTCEAMEDFTGGVAEMYDLKDQTPPNLFEIIEKGFKRNSMFGCSIEADPHVLEAETPEGLIRGHAYSITKIQLVDIETPGRSGKIPLIRLRNPWGNEAEWNGPWSDKSPEWRYIPDEQKQELGLNFDHDGEFWMSYRDFTRYFDRMEICNLSPDSLSDDEMTRGKISWEMSMFEGEWAVGTTAGGCRNYLDTFWHNPQYVIRLDDPDEDDEEGNCTVIIALLQKNRRSRRNMGVECLTIGFAVYRVTERDLAQKPLKMNFFKYNASAARSPAFINLREVSCRFKLPPGTYVIVPSTFEPNEEGEFIIRVFSETANSMMENDDNVGVGDLDDRIAPDVPGYVQPSPQRQAMERLFLDVAGADGEVDWVELKRILDHSFRDDNISSEGFSKDVCRAMVAMLDVDHTGKLGFEEFQQLLTDIAKWKAVFKLYDTEGSGRLSPFQLREALNSAGYHLNNRILNALVHRYGSRSGTIPFDDFIMCAVKIKTMIEIFRERDTDGTNQATFSMDEWVEKTLYS, from the exons ATGGACGAGCTAAAG GGCCTCCTGAGCGGGGCCGGCAAGCAGCTGTTTGATGCGGCCGGTCAGGCCATCACCAGTGCCGCCACCGAGTACATTGGCAGCGTCATCAACGAGATGTTCGTGAAGAAAGAAACGGACACGAAGCGCTTCCTGCCGAGCATTAAGAACATGAAAGTG CTCGGAGATCGCAACGCCGGACAGCGGTCCAGCTTTGATGTGCAGGATTTCTACCAGATTCGCCAGCAGTGCCTCGACAATGGTACGCTGTTCGAGGATCCCGAGTTCCCGGCGTCCGCCTCCTCGCTGATGTACTCGAAGCGCCCCGATCGCCATTACGAATGGTTGCGTCCGCACGAAATTTGCGACGGGCCCGAGTTCTTCGTGGAAGGTTTCTCGCGGTTCGACGTGCAGCAGGGCGAGCTGGGCGACTGCTGGCTGCTGGCTGCCTGTGCCAACCTGACGCAGGACCACAAGATGTTCCTGCGCGTCGTGCCGGAGGATAATAGCTTCGAGGACGGGTATGCCGGTGTGTTTCACTTCCGCTTCTGGCAGTACGGCAAGTGGGTCGATGTGGTGATTGACGATCGGCTGCCGACGTACCGCGGGCAGCTGATCTACATGCGATCGTCGGAGCAGAACGAGTTCTGGAGTGCGCTGCTGGAGAAGGCGTACGCCAAGCTGCACGGATCGTATGAGTCACTGCGCGGTGGCACCACGTGCGAGGCGATGGAAGACTTTACCGGCGGTGTGGCGGAAATGTACGACTTGAAGGACCAAACGCCACCGAATCTGTTCGAAATCATCGAGAAGGGCTTCAAGCGCAACTCGATGTTTGGCTGCAGCATTGAGGCGGACCCGCACGTGCTCGAGGCGGAAACGCCGGAAGGGTTGATCCGGGGGCACGCGTACTCGATCACCAAGATTCAGCTGGTGGACATCGAGACGCCGGGCCGGTCGGGCAAGATACCGCTGATCCGGCTGCGCAACCCATGGGGCAATGAGGCGGAGTGGAACGGGCCGTGGAGCGACAAGTCGCCCGAGTGGCGCTACATCCCGGACGAGCAGAAGCAAGAGCTGGGGCTAAACTTTGACCACGACGGAGAGTTCTGGATGTCGTATCGGGACTTTACGCGCTACTTCGACCGGATGGAGATTTGCAACTTGAGCCCGGACTCGCTGAGCGACGACGAGATGACGCGGGGCAAGATCAGCTGGGAGATGTCGATGTTTGAGGGCGAATGGGCGGTCGGCACTACGGCGGGCGGCTGCCGTAACTATCTCGACACGTTCTGGCACAATCCGCAGTACGTGATCCGGCTGGACGATccggacgaggacgacgaggagggCAACTGTACGGTGATCATTGCGCTGCTGCAGAAGAACCGTCGCTCGCGGCGCAACATGGGCGTGGAGTGCCTCACGATCGGGTTCGCCGTGTACCGCGTGACGGAGCGGGATCTCGCCCAGAAACCGCTGAAGATGAACTTCTTCAAGTACAATGCGTCGGCGGCCCGGTCGCCTGCGTTCATTAATTTGCGCGAGGTGAGCTGCCGGTTTAAGCTGCCGCCCGGGACGTACGTGATCGTGCCGTCCACTTTTGAGCCGAACGAGGAGGGCGAGTTCATCATTCGCGTGTTCTCCGAAACTGCCAACAGCATGATGGAAAACGATGATAATGTCGGCGTCGGTGACCTCGATGATCGG ATTGCGCCCGATGTGCCCGGCTACGTCCAACCGTCTCCGCAACGGCAAGCCATGGAGCGTCTGTTTTTGGACGTTGCCGGAGCGGACGGTGAAGTGGACTGGGTCGAGCTGAAGCGCATTCTCGATCATTCCTTCCGTGATG ataaCATCTCATCGGAGGGCTTCTCGAAGGACGTGTGCCGTGCGATGGTAGCGATGCTGGATGTGGATCACACCGGCAAGCTGGGCTTCGAAGAGTTCCAGCAGCTGCTGACCGACATTGCCAAATGGAAGGCCGTGTTCAAGCTGTACGATACGGAGGGTTCCGGTCGGCTGAGCCCGTTCCAGCTCCGCGAGGCACTGAACTCGGCCGGCTACCATCTGAACAATCGCATCCTGAACGCGCTGGTGCATCGGTACGGGTCGCGCAGCGGTACGATACCGTTCGATGATTTCATCATGTGTGCCGTCAAGATAAAGACGATGATCG AAATCTTCCGCGAGCGCGATACGGACGGTACAAACCAGGCCACGTTCAGCATGGACGAGTGGGTCGAAAAGACGCTGTACTCGTAA
- the LOC4577493 gene encoding calpain-A isoform X4: MDELKGLLSGAGKQLFDAAGQAITSAATEYIGSVINEMFVKKETDTKRFLPSIKNMKVLGDRNAGQRSSFDVQDFYQIRQQCLDNGTLFEDPEFPASASSLMYSKRPDRHYEWLRPHEICDGPEFFVEGFSRFDVQQGELGDCWLLAACANLTQDHKMFLRVVPEDNSFEDGYAGVFHFRFWQYGKWVDVVIDDRLPTYRGQLIYMRSSEQNEFWSALLEKAYAKLHGSYESLRGGTTCEAMEDFTGGVAEMYDLKDQTPPNLFEIIEKGFKRNSMFGCSIEADPHVLEAETPEGLIRGHAYSITKIQLVDIETPGRSGKIPLIRLRNPWGNEAEWNGPWSDKSPEWRYIPDEQKQELGLNFDHDGEFWMSYRDFTRYFDRMEICNLSPDSLSDDEMTRGKISWEMSMFEGEWAVGTTAGGCRNYLDTFWHNPQYVIRLDDPDEDDEEGNCTVIIALLQKNRRSRRNMGVECLTIGFAVYRVTERDLAQKPLKMNFFKYNASAARSPAFINLREVSCRFKLPPGTYVIVPSTFEPNEEGEFIIRVFSETANSMMENDDNVGVGDLDDRIAPDVPGYVQPSPQRQAMERLFLDVAGADGEVDWVELKRILDHSFRDDLPKTSSLNGLNRQTYASQQNAEAGPAGPGGGIEDLLGMLLNMCCKGVLGGDGDGGGGGGTHPSGPANLESQIVPNQPLHGENNISSEGFSKDVCRAMVAMLDVDHTGKLGFEEFQQLLTDIAKWKAVFKLYDTEGSGRLSPFQLREALNSAGYHLNNRILNALVHRYGSRSGTIPFDDFIMCAVKIKTMIEIFRERDTDGTNQATFSMDEWVEKTLYS, encoded by the exons ATGGACGAGCTAAAG GGCCTCCTGAGCGGGGCCGGCAAGCAGCTGTTTGATGCGGCCGGTCAGGCCATCACCAGTGCCGCCACCGAGTACATTGGCAGCGTCATCAACGAGATGTTCGTGAAGAAAGAAACGGACACGAAGCGCTTCCTGCCGAGCATTAAGAACATGAAAGTG CTCGGAGATCGCAACGCCGGACAGCGGTCCAGCTTTGATGTGCAGGATTTCTACCAGATTCGCCAGCAGTGCCTCGACAATGGTACGCTGTTCGAGGATCCCGAGTTCCCGGCGTCCGCCTCCTCGCTGATGTACTCGAAGCGCCCCGATCGCCATTACGAATGGTTGCGTCCGCACGAAATTTGCGACGGGCCCGAGTTCTTCGTGGAAGGTTTCTCGCGGTTCGACGTGCAGCAGGGCGAGCTGGGCGACTGCTGGCTGCTGGCTGCCTGTGCCAACCTGACGCAGGACCACAAGATGTTCCTGCGCGTCGTGCCGGAGGATAATAGCTTCGAGGACGGGTATGCCGGTGTGTTTCACTTCCGCTTCTGGCAGTACGGCAAGTGGGTCGATGTGGTGATTGACGATCGGCTGCCGACGTACCGCGGGCAGCTGATCTACATGCGATCGTCGGAGCAGAACGAGTTCTGGAGTGCGCTGCTGGAGAAGGCGTACGCCAAGCTGCACGGATCGTATGAGTCACTGCGCGGTGGCACCACGTGCGAGGCGATGGAAGACTTTACCGGCGGTGTGGCGGAAATGTACGACTTGAAGGACCAAACGCCACCGAATCTGTTCGAAATCATCGAGAAGGGCTTCAAGCGCAACTCGATGTTTGGCTGCAGCATTGAGGCGGACCCGCACGTGCTCGAGGCGGAAACGCCGGAAGGGTTGATCCGGGGGCACGCGTACTCGATCACCAAGATTCAGCTGGTGGACATCGAGACGCCGGGCCGGTCGGGCAAGATACCGCTGATCCGGCTGCGCAACCCATGGGGCAATGAGGCGGAGTGGAACGGGCCGTGGAGCGACAAGTCGCCCGAGTGGCGCTACATCCCGGACGAGCAGAAGCAAGAGCTGGGGCTAAACTTTGACCACGACGGAGAGTTCTGGATGTCGTATCGGGACTTTACGCGCTACTTCGACCGGATGGAGATTTGCAACTTGAGCCCGGACTCGCTGAGCGACGACGAGATGACGCGGGGCAAGATCAGCTGGGAGATGTCGATGTTTGAGGGCGAATGGGCGGTCGGCACTACGGCGGGCGGCTGCCGTAACTATCTCGACACGTTCTGGCACAATCCGCAGTACGTGATCCGGCTGGACGATccggacgaggacgacgaggagggCAACTGTACGGTGATCATTGCGCTGCTGCAGAAGAACCGTCGCTCGCGGCGCAACATGGGCGTGGAGTGCCTCACGATCGGGTTCGCCGTGTACCGCGTGACGGAGCGGGATCTCGCCCAGAAACCGCTGAAGATGAACTTCTTCAAGTACAATGCGTCGGCGGCCCGGTCGCCTGCGTTCATTAATTTGCGCGAGGTGAGCTGCCGGTTTAAGCTGCCGCCCGGGACGTACGTGATCGTGCCGTCCACTTTTGAGCCGAACGAGGAGGGCGAGTTCATCATTCGCGTGTTCTCCGAAACTGCCAACAGCATGATGGAAAACGATGATAATGTCGGCGTCGGTGACCTCGATGATCGG ATTGCGCCCGATGTGCCCGGCTACGTCCAACCGTCTCCGCAACGGCAAGCCATGGAGCGTCTGTTTTTGGACGTTGCCGGAGCGGACGGTGAAGTGGACTGGGTCGAGCTGAAGCGCATTCTCGATCATTCCTTCCGTGATG ATTTACCCAAAACGTCCTCCCTGAACGGGCTGAACCGGCAGACGTACGCATCGCAGCAGAACGCGGAAGCCGGCCCGGCCGGTCCCGGCGGCGGCATCGAGGATCTGCTCGGCATGCTGCTGAACATGTGCTGCAAGGGCGTCCTGGGCGGCGACGGcgacggtggtggcggcggcggtacgCATCCTTCCGGGCCGGCCAatttggaaagccaaatcgTACCGAACCAGCCGCTGCATGGTGAGA ataaCATCTCATCGGAGGGCTTCTCGAAGGACGTGTGCCGTGCGATGGTAGCGATGCTGGATGTGGATCACACCGGCAAGCTGGGCTTCGAAGAGTTCCAGCAGCTGCTGACCGACATTGCCAAATGGAAGGCCGTGTTCAAGCTGTACGATACGGAGGGTTCCGGTCGGCTGAGCCCGTTCCAGCTCCGCGAGGCACTGAACTCGGCCGGCTACCATCTGAACAATCGCATCCTGAACGCGCTGGTGCATCGGTACGGGTCGCGCAGCGGTACGATACCGTTCGATGATTTCATCATGTGTGCCGTCAAGATAAAGACGATGATCG AAATCTTCCGCGAGCGCGATACGGACGGTACAAACCAGGCCACGTTCAGCATGGACGAGTGGGTCGAAAAGACGCTGTACTCGTAA
- the LOC4577493 gene encoding calpain-A isoform X5, whose translation MDELKGLLSGAGKQLFDAAGQAITSAATEYIGSVINEMFVKKETDTKRFLPSIKNMKVLGDRNAGQRSSFDVQDFYQIRQQCLDNGTLFEDPEFPASASSLMYSKRPDRHYEWLRPHEICDGPEFFVEGFSRFDVQQGELGDCWLLAACANLTQDHKMFLRVVPEDNSFEDGYAGVFHFRFWQYGKWVDVVIDDRLPTYRGQLIYMRSSEQNEFWSALLEKAYAKLHGSYESLRGGTTCEAMEDFTGGVAEMYDLKDQTPPNLFEIIEKGFKRNSMFGCSIEADPHVLEAETPEGLIRGHAYSITKIQLVDIETPGRSGKIPLIRLRNPWGNEAEWNGPWSDKSPEWRYIPDEQKQELGLNFDHDGEFWMSYRDFTRYFDRMEICNLSPDSLSDDEMTRGKISWEMSMFEGEWAVGTTAGGCRNYLDTFWHNPQYVIRLDDPDEDDEEGNCTVIIALLQKNRRSRRNMGVECLTIGFAVYRVTERDLAQKPLKMNFFKYNASAARSPAFINLREVSCRFKLPPGTYVIVPSTFEPNEEGEFIIRVFSETANSMMENDDNVGVGDLDDRIAPDVPGYVQPSPQRQAMERLFLDVAGADGEVDWVELKRILDHSFRDDLPKTSSLNGLNRQTYASQQNAEAGPAGPGGGIEDLLGMLLNMCCKGVLGGDGDGGGGGGTHPSGPANLESQIVPNQPLHDNISSEGFSKDVCRAMVAMLDVDHTGKLGFEEFQQLLTDIAKWKAVFKLYDTEGSGRLSPFQLREALNSAGYHLNNRILNALVHRYGSRSGTIPFDDFIMCAVKIKTMIEIFRERDTDGTNQATFSMDEWVEKTLYS comes from the exons ATGGACGAGCTAAAG GGCCTCCTGAGCGGGGCCGGCAAGCAGCTGTTTGATGCGGCCGGTCAGGCCATCACCAGTGCCGCCACCGAGTACATTGGCAGCGTCATCAACGAGATGTTCGTGAAGAAAGAAACGGACACGAAGCGCTTCCTGCCGAGCATTAAGAACATGAAAGTG CTCGGAGATCGCAACGCCGGACAGCGGTCCAGCTTTGATGTGCAGGATTTCTACCAGATTCGCCAGCAGTGCCTCGACAATGGTACGCTGTTCGAGGATCCCGAGTTCCCGGCGTCCGCCTCCTCGCTGATGTACTCGAAGCGCCCCGATCGCCATTACGAATGGTTGCGTCCGCACGAAATTTGCGACGGGCCCGAGTTCTTCGTGGAAGGTTTCTCGCGGTTCGACGTGCAGCAGGGCGAGCTGGGCGACTGCTGGCTGCTGGCTGCCTGTGCCAACCTGACGCAGGACCACAAGATGTTCCTGCGCGTCGTGCCGGAGGATAATAGCTTCGAGGACGGGTATGCCGGTGTGTTTCACTTCCGCTTCTGGCAGTACGGCAAGTGGGTCGATGTGGTGATTGACGATCGGCTGCCGACGTACCGCGGGCAGCTGATCTACATGCGATCGTCGGAGCAGAACGAGTTCTGGAGTGCGCTGCTGGAGAAGGCGTACGCCAAGCTGCACGGATCGTATGAGTCACTGCGCGGTGGCACCACGTGCGAGGCGATGGAAGACTTTACCGGCGGTGTGGCGGAAATGTACGACTTGAAGGACCAAACGCCACCGAATCTGTTCGAAATCATCGAGAAGGGCTTCAAGCGCAACTCGATGTTTGGCTGCAGCATTGAGGCGGACCCGCACGTGCTCGAGGCGGAAACGCCGGAAGGGTTGATCCGGGGGCACGCGTACTCGATCACCAAGATTCAGCTGGTGGACATCGAGACGCCGGGCCGGTCGGGCAAGATACCGCTGATCCGGCTGCGCAACCCATGGGGCAATGAGGCGGAGTGGAACGGGCCGTGGAGCGACAAGTCGCCCGAGTGGCGCTACATCCCGGACGAGCAGAAGCAAGAGCTGGGGCTAAACTTTGACCACGACGGAGAGTTCTGGATGTCGTATCGGGACTTTACGCGCTACTTCGACCGGATGGAGATTTGCAACTTGAGCCCGGACTCGCTGAGCGACGACGAGATGACGCGGGGCAAGATCAGCTGGGAGATGTCGATGTTTGAGGGCGAATGGGCGGTCGGCACTACGGCGGGCGGCTGCCGTAACTATCTCGACACGTTCTGGCACAATCCGCAGTACGTGATCCGGCTGGACGATccggacgaggacgacgaggagggCAACTGTACGGTGATCATTGCGCTGCTGCAGAAGAACCGTCGCTCGCGGCGCAACATGGGCGTGGAGTGCCTCACGATCGGGTTCGCCGTGTACCGCGTGACGGAGCGGGATCTCGCCCAGAAACCGCTGAAGATGAACTTCTTCAAGTACAATGCGTCGGCGGCCCGGTCGCCTGCGTTCATTAATTTGCGCGAGGTGAGCTGCCGGTTTAAGCTGCCGCCCGGGACGTACGTGATCGTGCCGTCCACTTTTGAGCCGAACGAGGAGGGCGAGTTCATCATTCGCGTGTTCTCCGAAACTGCCAACAGCATGATGGAAAACGATGATAATGTCGGCGTCGGTGACCTCGATGATCGG ATTGCGCCCGATGTGCCCGGCTACGTCCAACCGTCTCCGCAACGGCAAGCCATGGAGCGTCTGTTTTTGGACGTTGCCGGAGCGGACGGTGAAGTGGACTGGGTCGAGCTGAAGCGCATTCTCGATCATTCCTTCCGTGATG ATTTACCCAAAACGTCCTCCCTGAACGGGCTGAACCGGCAGACGTACGCATCGCAGCAGAACGCGGAAGCCGGCCCGGCCGGTCCCGGCGGCGGCATCGAGGATCTGCTCGGCATGCTGCTGAACATGTGCTGCAAGGGCGTCCTGGGCGGCGACGGcgacggtggtggcggcggcggtacgCATCCTTCCGGGCCGGCCAatttggaaagccaaatcgTACCGAACCAGCCGCTGCATG ataaCATCTCATCGGAGGGCTTCTCGAAGGACGTGTGCCGTGCGATGGTAGCGATGCTGGATGTGGATCACACCGGCAAGCTGGGCTTCGAAGAGTTCCAGCAGCTGCTGACCGACATTGCCAAATGGAAGGCCGTGTTCAAGCTGTACGATACGGAGGGTTCCGGTCGGCTGAGCCCGTTCCAGCTCCGCGAGGCACTGAACTCGGCCGGCTACCATCTGAACAATCGCATCCTGAACGCGCTGGTGCATCGGTACGGGTCGCGCAGCGGTACGATACCGTTCGATGATTTCATCATGTGTGCCGTCAAGATAAAGACGATGATCG AAATCTTCCGCGAGCGCGATACGGACGGTACAAACCAGGCCACGTTCAGCATGGACGAGTGGGTCGAAAAGACGCTGTACTCGTAA